The genomic stretch CGCATAGCCGCGCCCGTCGGTGACGATGATGTTTGTGCCGGGCTTCGTCACCTCGCCGCGAAACAGGAACCGCCCGGCGCGCCCCGGCGACAGGAGGTTGACCTTGAACTCGATGGTGAGCAGCGAGGCGTCGGTATCGATCATCGTATAGGCGGCATAGGTGCAGGCGGTCTCGAGCCCCGTCGCGATCACGCCCGCATGGAGAATTCCGTGCTGCTGGGTCAGTTTCGGATCGAACGGCAGCTCGATTTCCACCACGCCGTGGCTGATGCGGGTCAGCTCCGCCCCGAGCATCTCCATCGCGCCCTGGCTTGCAAAACTGTTCATGATCCGGGCGTGAAAATCGCCGTGCTCGAAATTCGCCATGCCTCACCTCGTCTTGAGCCGGAGATTGGCACGGTCGCCTATTCCCAACAAGCGGGAAAGATCAATTGAGGTAAACGATCGAGGCGTTGAGCAGCGTCGCGAAGGCGACCCAGGCCGCGTAGGGCGCGAACAGCAGGGCCGCAGGCCGGTCCTTGCCCCAGGTGCGGGCGATGAACAGAAGGATGCCGGCAAGGAGCGCGACCACGACCACGAGCGCCGCCGCCGGCATTTCCATGCCGAAGAAGAGCGGCGACCAGGCAAGGTTCAACACCAGAAGCGCCGACCAGAGCGTCAGCGCCCCGGAGGTTTGCGGCCGGGCGATGAAAAGCCGCGCGCCGGCCCAGCCGATCAGCACATAAAGCAGGCTCCAGGCGGGGGCGAAGACCCAGTTCGGCGGGTTGAAGGGCGGCTTGGCGAGCGACTGGTACCATTCGCCCGGCACGTTGACGATACCGACGATGAAACCCGCGATGACGACGCCGACGATGAAGACGGCATGGATAAGGATGTTTTTCATGGCGAGACCGATCTAGCGCGCAAAACCCTGTTGTCCAGTCAGTCTAGTGTTCGGTCAGCCGCTGGATATGCTGATCGAAAGCGACATCATGATGGCGCCCGTTGAACGAACCGCCATAGGTGCCGACAGCAAAGCCATGGTCTGCCGCAGCAATGCCCGCCGCATCGGCGAGCGCGCGCGAAGACCGCAACGCGCCGGTGGCCTCGTCAAGCGTCACCACCATCCCCGCGCCCTTCGGAGAGGAAAGGCCGATCAGCCCGTCGCGCGGGTTATAGGCGATGGCGCCGACATAATTGCCAAGCCCGATGGTGATATCCTCCGGCAGTTCGGCAAAGGCGAGCGCCTCGCCGGGGGCGAACCGGCCGACGAGCGGCGGCAGCGCGTTACGCGGGCCTTCATACTGGCAGGCGAACCAGACGCATCCCTTTTCGCCGATTGCCAGATGCCGTGTCGAAAGCTGGCGAAGATCGGCCGGCAGCGCATGTTTTTCGACAAGCGCGCCGGACGCCGCATCGATCAGGGCCAAGGACGGCTCCATATGGTCGAGATTGAGCTTGGTGCGGCCGAAATCCGGATGGGTTTCGATGCCGCCATTGGCCGCCACCAGAAAGCGCCCGTCCGGCGAGACCGCCAGATCATGGGGACCGATGCCGTAGGTCGGATATTCGCCGACCCTGAGATAGCCATCGCGCCGATCATAGATGCCGATCACGCCGCGCCGGTTTTCGAAATCATTCTCGCTGGCATAGAGAAACCGTCCATCCGGAGAAAACGCCCCATGGCCATAGAAATGCCGGTCGGCAACGGAATTGATGATGAACCGGCCGCTGCCGCCATCGGGCGAGAACACCAGAATGAAGGTGCCGGGCCGGCGGGCAAAGGCAGCCACCTCTCCCGTTGCGGGCGAAGCGGCAAGTCCGTGGATACGGTCGGGCAGCTCGATCTCGGCGATGAAATCGCCCGCCTCGCTCATCAGCGCCAGCGCAAAGCTGCGGTCCGGCTTGCGGATGCCGGTGGCATAGACCGCGTCGGCCCGCGACAGCGCAAAGGCCGCCCGCGGCGCAAGGCCTGCGAGAAAGGCGGCGCCTGCGGCCTTCATGAAATGGCGACGGTCGACAAGCGGCGAGCGCATGCGCGTCAGTCCCCGTCGGAGAAGGAAAAGCCCGCGCCAAGGCCGATCGCGCCGCCATAGCGGTCGTTGAGCCTCAGGATCAGGTCCCTGGTGTTGATCAGCAGGTAATCGAGCTTTGCAAGCTGGTCCGGATCGGAGAGCACGACCTCGATATCCGGGTTCATGCCGCCGACCACGCCCTCGACGGAGGAGAACAGGAAGTTGATGGAGGAGACGATGGAGCGCACATCCTCGTCGAGCAGATCGACCATATCCGAATTGTTCAACAGTGCCTGCAGGCCCGCGAGATTGTCGCGGATCGAAGGCCAGGTATTTTCCGAACGCCAGTAGATCGCGCGGGTGGGAATATTCGGGCCTTCCTCGCCGCGGTAGAAATATTCGAGACGCTGGTCGCGCACGGTCTCCATGCCGTGCACCAGAACGCCGAGCAGCGCCGTGAGCGCCTCGTCATTCGTGCGGAACAGCGGATTGTCGGGGCCGGGATTTTTCCAGTGGGCGGCAACGCCGTCCTTTGCATCCCACTCCTCCGACAACTCGCCGGCGATAGTGTCGATATTCTCGGCAATCGCCGCGCCGTAACGGCAGCGATAGGTCTCCGGCGCCTCGAACATCGTCTCGTATTGCGTGCCGAAGAGAACGAATTCCAGCGCCAGCAGGCCCTGCATGGCGACGCTCTTTTCCGGCAGGTAGTCGGGATCGGCCGCGCTTTCATCCTCCTCGATGATCGCAGCCTGCACCTGTTTCAGGCCGATGCTCTTGCGATCGGGATAGAAGAGAATGCGCTCGAAACGGTGGTCATCGATGACCGGGCCGGTGCGCACGATCTCGATATGCGACCATGCGCCGACCAGTTCGTCAAAGGCTGCCGTCGCCTCCCCATAGGTCGCCTCGTCAGGCGTGGCGCAGAAGGCGCCCATTGCCGAGGCCATGACGCCGGAGGCCTCTTCAAAGGCGTGATAGCCGGGGCGGATGAAACCGTCGACGGCCTTTTCCAGCACCATCGGCACGTTATCCTCGTTCATGGCCCGGGCACTGCCTGCGCCAAGCGGCAGAGCGAGAAGGATGGCGAAGGCGGTTCCGGCAAGATGTCTCACAGCGACCTCATGTCTCACAGCGATTCCAGGAATGTGATCAGCGCGTCTCGGTCCTCTTTCGAGGCATTGGCGAAATTGTCCCGCGCATCCTCAGCCTCGCCGCCATGCCACAGGATCGCCTCGGTGCGGTTGCGCGCCCTTCCGTCATGCAGGAAGAAGGAATGGCCGCTGACAACCTCGGTCAGCCCCGTGCCCCAGAGCGGCGCGGTGCGCCATTCATAGCCATCGGCAACGCCGACCTGCTGATGGTCGGCAAGTCCCTCGCCCATGTCATGCAGCAGGAAATCGGAATAGGGCCAGATCAGCTGGAAACGATGGGCGGGGTTTTCCGCATCGCGGCTGGTGACATATTTCGGCGTGTGACAGGCGGTGCAGCCGGCCTCGTAGAACACCTGCTTGCCGCGCAGCACCTCAGGGTCATCGACATCGCGGCGGGCGGGCACGGCGAGGTTTTCGGAATAGAAGGTGACAAGCTCCATCACCGGATCGGGCGCCTCGGTCTCGCCGAGCCGCGCCTGGGCGCCGTGGGGCATGTCGAGGCAGGCGCTCTCCGTCTCAGAGCAATCGCCCCAATGGTTCGGCGCGTCCGGCGAGGAAATGCCGATATCGCCGGAAAAGGCGCCGGAGGACTGGTCGCGCACGCTGGCATTCTGCGCCTTCCAGCCGAAACGGCCAAGCTTGACTTCGCCGGTCCTGTGATCGCTGACGATGGCCGGACGACCGGAAATGCCGTCGTGGTCCGCGTCATCGGGATCGGCCCGGGACAGGATATCGGCCGGGTGGATCGCCTGGATCAGCCCCATGCCGATCATCTGGTTGGCGATGCGCGGCGAAAGCGTCGTGTCCGCGCCCATCGGGCCATAGGCCAGATCCGTCACGCTATAGGTCGGCTCGCGGAGCGACACGACCGTGCCATCGCCGAGCACGAACGGCTTTTCCGTATAGTCGATCTTCATGTGGCCTTCGGCCTCAAGGCCCGGCACGGCGAAATCCTGGAACTGGCCGCCATAGACCTCGTCCGGGAAATTGATCGTCTCGTAGCTGTCGATGCGCGCCTGCTCCTCCGGCGTGCGGGCGGGCCGCGCCAGACGCAGGAACATCGAGGTGGCATCGCTGTCGCCTTCCGGCGGATGGCCGCGCCCGTCCTTCAAATGGCAGCTCTGGCAGGAGCGCGCGTTAAAGAGCGGACCGAGCCCGTCGGAGGCCTGCGTCGAAGACGGCGAGGAGACCCAGAACTTGCGGAACAACGCATTGCCGAGCTTGAAAGTCTCTTCCTCGGCGAAGGTGATATTGGCCGAGGATTTGGAAAAAACATCGCGGTTGACGGTGGCCTTTGTGGTCGCCGCCCCGCCCTGCATGGTCTCGAACCGTTCGGCCTTGGAAAAATCGTCGGTCGGCTCGGTGACCTTTTCCACGCGGGCCTTGTCCCCGGCATCGAGATCATCGCGCGTATCAGGCAGCGGCCAGTCGGCGGCAAGGGCTGCCGAAAAACACAATGAAGCGGCCAGAGCCGCCGTCGTCATTGCAGTAATATGCCGTTTCATCATGCTATCACGGTCGTTCCGGCCGTCCTTTATGTGTTGCGAGGCGCACATTTTCGCCGTCTTCTGACAGACGCTCTCGCTCTATGGACCTGTCTCGCCTTTTCTCTCAGCGTCATCCTCGGGCCTGACCCGAGGATGACGCAGAATGCGGGGCGGGTGCGGCGTTAACCGCCAAGCAGCATGAAGCCGCGCCCCAAAACCAGTTCCTACTGGAACACCGCCTCAGGCGCGTCAAGGCTGTCGGAGCCTTCCAGTTCGATCTGGCCGAGATCCAGAGCCGCGATCGCACGCTCGATCGAAGGCGTCTGGTCGATCAGTCCGTCGATGGCGGCCTGAACGGTGGCATTGCCCTCGTCATTGCCTTCGCCGATCATCTGGTCATAGGCCTCGACGGTTTCCGCGCGGGTCGCCATCGCCTCCATCGCTTCGACGGTCGCAAGCAGCTTCGTCTTCAGTTCCTCATCCAGCGCTGCGTCCTTGGCAGCAACGAGATCGGAAACCGAAGCGCCGGACATTTCCGTGCCGTCAACGCGGACGTAATCGCCGGTATAGGCCTGCAGGATGCCGATGACATCGTTCAGGTGCGAGGCATGGGTGTTGTCGGAGAAGCAATCATGCTCCTCTTCCGGATCGTGCAGCAGAAGGCCGAGCTTCATGCGCTCGCCGGCAAGCTCGCCATAGGAGAGCGAGCCCATGCCGGTGAGGATGGCGGCGACGCCGCGTGTCGGTTCCTCGGTCACATAAGCGTAGGCCTCGCCGCCTTCTTCCCAGGCCGCGACGATGTCCTCGAGGTCGGAGATCAGCAGTTCGGAGGCCGCCGAGAGATAGGCGGCGCGACGGTCGCAATTGCCGTTGGTGCAATCCTCGCCCGAAAGATAGTCCGTGTAGGAGCGTTCGCCCGCGCCGGCATCCGTGCCGTTGAGGTCCTGGCCCCAGAGCAGGAATTCGATGGCGTGATAGCCGGTCGCGACATTGGCTTCGATACCGCCGGCCTCATGCAGCGTATTGGCCAGAAGATCCGGCGTGATCTCGGCCGCATCGACGGCCTCGCCGTTGATCTCGATTTCCGGATTGGCGATCACATTGGCGGTGTAGAGCGTGTTCTCGTCGCTTTCCATGCCGTAGGAGGCGTCGACATAGTCGATCAGGCCTTCGTCCAGCGGCCAGGCATTGACCTTGCCTTCCCAGTCATCCACGGCCGGGTTGCCGAAGCGATAGACCTCGGTCTGCTGGTAGGGAACGCGGGCGGCGATCCATGCTTGCTTGGCGGCGGCCTGCGTCTCTTCGCTCGGGGCCTCGATGAAGGCCTGGATTGCCGCGTCGAGTTCCTGCGCCGTGGTCAGGCTGTCCTGATACTTGGCATGGGCGACGTCGGCGTAATGCTTGACGACCTCTTCCGGCGTCACGTCCGCCGCAAAGGCCGGCATGGCCGCAAGAACAGTCGAGGCCGCGAAAGCCGAAAGCGCAACGCGCATGGTTGTCGTGCGTTTCATGAATCCCTCTCCTTCAATGAGTTCACGCATGATTGATCGCGGTCTACATGAAGGAAAAACAAACTTGTGTCAAATAATCCAGTTATTGGACAGACAATAGGCAGACCGGGTGAATTTACGCCTTGATGATCGTCAATTCCGCTCGCTGAATTCAGAATTTTCGGACCAGAACCGCGCAGAAGAAACCATCCGTTCCCGTGGCCGCCGGCGTCAGCGTGGCAAAGCCTGCGCCGGAGACATGAGGCCGCGCCCCGACGCCGGGAAACACGGCGGACCAGACGGTTTCCATATCGACGGCCGCAAAGCCGCTGCCGGCCTCGCCTTGCAGAAACCGCGCGATCTGATCCTGATTTTCCGCCGGCAGAAGCGAACAGGTGACATAGACCAGATGTCCGCCCGGCTTGACGAAGCGTGCGGCATCGGCAAGCACCTCGGCCTGCTGGGCCGTGCGCTCCTCGAGGTTCTTTTCCGAAAGCCGCCATTTGATGTCCGGCCGGCGACGCCAGGTGCCGGTGCCCGTGCAGGGCGCATCCACCAGAACATGGTCGAAGCGCGCCTCAAGGTCCGAGAGCCCTTCCAGCGAATCGTGAACCTGTACATTGCGCGTGCCCGCCCGCTTCAGCCGCTCGATGATCGGCGCAAGCCGCGTGCGGTCGGCGTCATAGGCATGGACCTGTCCGGCGTTCTCCATCGCCGCGGCCAGCGCCAGCGTCTTGCCGCCGCCTCCGGCGCAGAAGTCGAGCACCTGATCGCCGGCCTTCGCACCGACCAGTTTGGCGACGATCTGCGAGCCCTGATCCTGCACCTCGAACCAGCCCTTCTGGAAGGAAAGCTCGGCGGTGACATTGGGCAGCCGGTCCGGTCCGCTTCCGGGCGGAATGCGGATCGCCTCCGGTGCGATCCCGCCCTCGCCGGCGCCGCTGCGGGCAAGGGCCTTCAGCACCTTCTCGCGCGTTGCCTTCAGCGTGTTGACGCGCAAATCCAGCGGCGGGCGCAGGTTCAACGCCTCGGCTTCAGCCAGCCAGTTGTCGCCGAAATTCTGCTTGAAAGCCGGCAATATCCATTCGGGAAGGTCACCGCGCACATCGTCGGGCGCATCGGCAAGGTTGCGGCTGACGAAAGCCTTGAGCGCGGCATCGGAGAGCGGTTCGGGCGCGAACTTGTCGCCGTCCAGCCGTTCGGCAAGCGCTTGCGGCGCAATGCCCCACTGGCGGAAGAGGACGGCATGGGCAAGCGCCGCCGGGCTGTCGTCCTCCATGAGCCAGGCGTGGGACAGTTTCAGCCGCAGCGCGTCATAGACGATATTGCCGATCGCCGCACGATCGCCGGAACCGGCAAACCGATGCGCCGTGCCCCAGTCCTTCAGCGCATTGGCAATCGGCCGCCGCCGCTCTTCAACGTCAGAAAGGACTTCAATCGCGCCTTGAAGACGTCCGCCGATGCGCATGGTTATGCTCCGTTGATTGGAGGGAGACGCGGAAAAGGTTTCCATCAATCTCCCCCCTTGAGGGGAAGATGCCCCGAAAGGGGCAGAGGGGGGTGAACCCTCCCGCCGATTTCGGAGCCTGATGCTTATGCCTATACCCCCCTTTGTCGCTATTGCGACATCTCCTCCTCAAGGGAGGAGATCGGCGGGCGCTATGCGGCGAGCTTACTGGCACCAAGCCCTACCCCAGCCACATGAACGACGCCACGACAGCAAGGTAACCGAGCACGATTGCTATCAGCCACAGCGCCACCCGGCCCGAACGCGTATGCCGCGCTTCGGCGCGGCCGATCGCTTCGGCCGTGTTCTCGTCAAAGCGCAGGCCCTTCTCGCTCATGGCAATGATCTCGTTGTGGAATTTCTCGGTCTTGTCGGCGATTTCCGGCACCGCCTCGGCGAGCTTCAGCGCCGCGCGCATGCCCTCGCGCATATCGGCGAGCACGCGTTTCGGGCCGAGATTCTCCTCGATCCACTTGCCGACCACGGGCTCGGAGGCCTTCCACATGTTGAAATGCGGGTCGAGCATGCGCGACACGCCCTCCACCACCACCATGGTCTTCTGCAAGTTGATCAACTGCGTCTGCGTCGACATCTCGAAAATTTCGGTGATCTCGAATAAGAGCGTAAGCAGCTTGCCCATCGAGATCGTCTCGGCCGACTGGCCGTGGATTGGCTCGCCGATGGCCCGGATCGCCTGGGCGAACGAGGCCTTGTTGTGGTGCGCCGGCACGTAGCCCGCCTCGAAATGCGCCTCCGCCACGCGCATGTAATCGCGGGTGATGAAGCCGTAGAGGATTTCGGCCAGAACCCGCCGTTCCTTCTTGCCGAGCCTGCCGACAATGCCCATGTCGACGGCGACGATCATGCCGTCATTGTCGACGAAGAGATTGCCGGGATGCATGTCGGCGTGGAAGAAGCCGTCGCGCAGCGTGTGGCGCAGGAAGGACTGGATCAGCGTGACCGCCAGCTCTTCCAGATTGTGCCCGGCCTTCTTCAGCCCCTCGAGGTCCGACATCTTGACGCCGTCGATCCATTCCATGGTGACGACATCGCGGCCGGTGCGCTCCCAGTCCACCTTCGGCAGGCGGAAACCGGGGTCCTCGGCCGTGTTCTCCGTCATCTCGGAGATGGCCGCCGCCTCGAGCCGCAAGTCCATCTCGATCTTGGTGGTCTGCTCCAGCGTGCGGGTGATGTCGACCGGGCGCAGCCTGCGGCTGGAGCGGATGAACCGCTCCTGCATGCGCGAGACCAGATACATCGCCCCGAGGTCTTCCTGGAAGCGCTGGCGAATGCCGGGACGGATCACCTTGACCGCGACCTTCTGCCGGCGGCCGTCGCCATCGATCACTTCCGCCGGATGCACCTGCGCGATCGAGGCGGCGGCAATCGGATCGCCGAAGGACGTATAGAGCTCGTCCACCGGGCGGCCGAGCGAATAGCGGATGGTGGCTTTCGATGCCTCCACCGAGAAGAACGGCATGCGGTCCTGCAGCTGCGCCAGATCGTTGGCAAAGCCGTCGCCGACCACATCAGGCCGGGTCGCTAGAAACTGGCCCATCTTCACATAGGAGGGGCCGAGCCGCGAGATCGCCTTGCCCAGCCGGTCGGAACGGTCCTTCTTGCGCGCGCTCGGCCGGGCAAACGGCACGAGCAGCGCCTTCACCAGCCGCGCATAGGCCGGCAGGCCTTCCGACGGCAGCGCGTTGATCACGCCTTCGCGGGCCAGCACCCAGCCAACGCCGAGCAGATTGAAATAGGATCGTAACGCGCCCATGAGCCGTGCCTAAAGCTTCCAGCCTGAGTGAAGGGCGGCGATGCCGCCCGAATAATTGGTGAATTTGACGCGCGAAAAACCGGCGCGTTCGATCATCGCGGCAAAGTCCGCCTGGCTCGGGAACTTGCGGATCGATTCGACCAGGTACCGGTAAGGCTCGCCGTCGCCGGCGACCGCCTTTCCGACCAGCGGAATGGCATGAAAGGACCAGGCCTCGTAGACCTTGTCGAGGATCGGCGCCTCGACCTCGGAAAATTCCAGCACGAGAAGACGCCCGCCCCGCTTCAAGACGCGGTAGGCTTCAGACAGCGCCTTGTCGATATGCGGCACGTTGCGGATGCCGAAGGCGATCGTATAGGCATCGAAGCTCTTGTCATCGAACGGCAGGTCCTCCGCATTGGCCTCGACGAAGGTGAGGTTGCCGGAAAGCCCCTTCTTCGCCGCCCGCTCCTCGCCGACGGCAAGCATCGAGCCGTTGATGTCAAGCACCGTGGCCTGCGCTAGCCCGCGCGAGGCCTTGACGATGCGAAAGGCGATATCGCCCGTGCCGCCGGCAACGTCGAGCACCCGGTAATCCGGGTTCGGCGGCGGATTGAGCGCGCTCACCATGCCGTCCTTCCAGGCGCGGTGCAGGCCCGCCGACATCAGGTCGTTCATCATGTCGTAGCGTTTGGCGACCTTGTGAAACACGTCGTTGACGAGCGGCTGCTTTTCGCCATCAGCGACGTCCTTGAAGCCGAAAGAGGTTTCCATGCCGCCCTGCGCACCGGTCCGGCTTTCAGCCATATTCGCACCTATCTGTTACCCGATTGAAATTTCAGGCGAGCATAGCGAAAGCCGAAACCTTGCGCTATTGCTGTCGCCCGCCGACAGTGCGGCTATAAACCGAAACGGAATAAAGCGAAACGCCAAAGGCTTAAATTAAGATGCCGGAACTGCCCGAAGTCGAAACCGTCCGCCGCGGACTGGCGCCCGCCATGGAGGGTCGCCGGATCGAGAAGCTCGTTCTCAACCGCGCCGACCTTCGCTTTCCCTTTCCCGAAAACCTTGTCGAGACTGCGGCGAACAGGACCATTGTCGCCCTGGGGCGACGGGCGAAATACCTGCTGATCGACCTCGATGACGGCACCACAATCATCGCCCATCTCGGCATGTCGGGTTCCTGGCGCGTCGAGGAGGAGGACGATGCCCACCTGCCGGGCCGGTTTCATGCGCCGCGCAGCGTCAATGCGCTGCATGACCACGTGATCATCGAACTGAGCGGCGCGCCGGCACGGCGCATTGTCTACAACGATCCGCGCCGCTTCGGCTTCATCAAGCTTGCGCGGAAGGCAATGCTGGAAGCTGATCCGACCTTTGCCGGCCTCGGGCCGGAGCCGACCGGCAACAGTCTCGATGCCGATTTCCTGGCCGCGCGCTTTGCCGGCAAGACGCAAGCCGTCAAATCCGCCCTCCTTGACCAGCGCAATATCGCCGGCCTCGGCAATATCTATGTCTGCGAGGCGCTCTGGCGCGCCCGGCTTTCGCCCTTTCGCGCCGCGGGCCGCCTCGTCACGCCGAGGGGAAGGCCGAAGGAAGGACTGAAGAGGCTTGTTCCGGCAATCCGCGCCGTCATTGCCGAGGCGATCGAGGCCGGGGGCTCGACGCTGCGCGACCACCGCAGGACGGACGGCACGCTCGGCTATTTCCAGCACTCCTTTTCCGTCTACGACCGCACCGGCGCACCCTGCCCGCATGAAGACTGCGGCGGCACGGTGGCCCGCGCCGTGCAGGCCGGCCGCTCGACCTTCTATTGTCCGGCCTGCCAGAAGGGATAATGGGATAGAACGCTCTATCGCCGGTCGATCGGATGGAGCGCCGCGCCCTTTTCCTCGAAGGCGGTGATGTTGCCGATCGTGGTATGGGCAATGTTATAGAGCGCCTCCTCGGTGAAGAAGCCCTGATGACCGGTGATCAGCACATTGGGAAAGGTCAGAAGCCGGGCAAAGATATCGTCGCGGATGACGGTGGAGGAGAGGTCGCGGAAGAACAGGTCCTCCTCTTCCTCATAGACATCGAGCGCCAGAGCGCCGATTCGTCCCGACTTCAGCCCCTCGATGACGGCGAGCGTATCAATGACGCCGCCGCGGCTGGTGTTGACCAGCATCCTGCAGCGCTGCATGGCGGCGATCGCATCCTCGTCGATGAAATGCCGCGTCTCCGGCGTCAGCGGGCAGTGCAGCGTGATGATCTCCGAACGCTCGAGCAATTCGCCCTTGTCGACATAGCGCGCGCCGAGCGCGATGGCCTCGTCGCTCGGATAGGGGTCGAAGGCGAGGATCTTGCAGCCGAAACCGGAAAAGGCCCGCATCACGTTGCGGCCGATCCCGCCGGTTCCGACCACGCCCACCGTCTTGCCGTGCAGGTCGAAGCCCAGAAGCCCGTTGAGCGCGAAATTGCCCTCCCGCACCCGGTTATAGGCGCGGTGGATCTTGCGGTTCAGCGTCATCACCAGCGCCAGCGTGTGTTCGGCAATGGCATAGGGCGAATAGGAGGGCACCCGGGCGGTCGCCATCTGCAGATGATCGGCGGTCGTCAGATCGAGCCGGTTGAAGCCCGCGCATCTGAGCGCAACGAGCTTGACCCCGGCCTCCTTCAGTTCCGTGAGCGTCGAGGCCCCGAGATCGTCATTGACGAAGGCGCAGACGGCCTTGGAGCCTGCGGCGAGCTTGGCCGTCGGCGCATGCAGCGGCGCCTCCGTGAACACCAGGTCATGACGCCCCTCATTGGCGGCTTTGAGGAATTCCTCGTCATAGGGCTTGGCCGAAAAGACTGTGACGCGCATGTTGCTGTACCCTTTGCCTTCTGTCTTGTGCCGTGGCCGAAGGGGCCTCCGCGGCTCTTAATCCTTCATGAAGTTTAGAACGCACCGGCGCAATGGCAATGGCGCGACACGCCGCAGCAGGAGCATTGCGGCGAGAGGCCAGCGGCGGCGGCGGGTCTTTTCTTCAATTGTTCATTGACGGACCGTCCGTTTGCCTTTATATGCCCGCACCACAGTGTTGAAAGCTGCAAAGCTTCATCGATTGCTCCCGGCAGAAAAGCGACCCTGGCCTTTGACGGCGTGCCGCCGATGCCGGAGCTTGCGACCACATTCGAAGAGAGACTTATATGGCCAATACAACTTCGGCGAAAAAGGCGACGCGCAAAATGGCCCGCCGTACCGCCATCAACAAGTCCCGCCGCTCGCGTGTTCGCGGCTTCGTCCGCAAGGTCGAGGAGGCGCTCGCAGCCGGCAATCTCGATCAGGCGAAGGAAGCGCTGAAGGCCGCCGAGCCGGAAATCGCCCGCGCCGCCAGCAAGGGCGTCCTGCATCGCAATACGGCCTCGCGCAAGGTTTCGCGTCTCGCTCAGCGGGTCAAGACGCTGAGCGCCTGAGAGCGAACAAGTACCAGCTTTTCGAAGAACCCGGCCTTTGGCCGGGTTTTTTGTTTTTCTT from Martelella sp. AD-3 encodes the following:
- the ubiB gene encoding 2-polyprenylphenol 6-hydroxylase: MGALRSYFNLLGVGWVLAREGVINALPSEGLPAYARLVKALLVPFARPSARKKDRSDRLGKAISRLGPSYVKMGQFLATRPDVVGDGFANDLAQLQDRMPFFSVEASKATIRYSLGRPVDELYTSFGDPIAAASIAQVHPAEVIDGDGRRQKVAVKVIRPGIRQRFQEDLGAMYLVSRMQERFIRSSRRLRPVDITRTLEQTTKIEMDLRLEAAAISEMTENTAEDPGFRLPKVDWERTGRDVVTMEWIDGVKMSDLEGLKKAGHNLEELAVTLIQSFLRHTLRDGFFHADMHPGNLFVDNDGMIVAVDMGIVGRLGKKERRVLAEILYGFITRDYMRVAEAHFEAGYVPAHHNKASFAQAIRAIGEPIHGQSAETISMGKLLTLLFEITEIFEMSTQTQLINLQKTMVVVEGVSRMLDPHFNMWKASEPVVGKWIEENLGPKRVLADMREGMRAALKLAEAVPEIADKTEKFHNEIIAMSEKGLRFDENTAEAIGRAEARHTRSGRVALWLIAIVLGYLAVVASFMWLG
- the ubiE gene encoding bifunctional demethylmenaquinone methyltransferase/2-methoxy-6-polyprenyl-1,4-benzoquinol methylase UbiE — encoded protein: MAESRTGAQGGMETSFGFKDVADGEKQPLVNDVFHKVAKRYDMMNDLMSAGLHRAWKDGMVSALNPPPNPDYRVLDVAGGTGDIAFRIVKASRGLAQATVLDINGSMLAVGEERAAKKGLSGNLTFVEANAEDLPFDDKSFDAYTIAFGIRNVPHIDKALSEAYRVLKRGGRLLVLEFSEVEAPILDKVYEAWSFHAIPLVGKAVAGDGEPYRYLVESIRKFPSQADFAAMIERAGFSRVKFTNYSGGIAALHSGWKL
- the mutM gene encoding bifunctional DNA-formamidopyrimidine glycosylase/DNA-(apurinic or apyrimidinic site) lyase, whose protein sequence is MPELPEVETVRRGLAPAMEGRRIEKLVLNRADLRFPFPENLVETAANRTIVALGRRAKYLLIDLDDGTTIIAHLGMSGSWRVEEEDDAHLPGRFHAPRSVNALHDHVIIELSGAPARRIVYNDPRRFGFIKLARKAMLEADPTFAGLGPEPTGNSLDADFLAARFAGKTQAVKSALLDQRNIAGLGNIYVCEALWRARLSPFRAAGRLVTPRGRPKEGLKRLVPAIRAVIAEAIEAGGSTLRDHRRTDGTLGYFQHSFSVYDRTGAPCPHEDCGGTVARAVQAGRSTFYCPACQKG
- a CDS encoding 2-hydroxyacid dehydrogenase, with protein sequence MRVTVFSAKPYDEEFLKAANEGRHDLVFTEAPLHAPTAKLAAGSKAVCAFVNDDLGASTLTELKEAGVKLVALRCAGFNRLDLTTADHLQMATARVPSYSPYAIAEHTLALVMTLNRKIHRAYNRVREGNFALNGLLGFDLHGKTVGVVGTGGIGRNVMRAFSGFGCKILAFDPYPSDEAIALGARYVDKGELLERSEIITLHCPLTPETRHFIDEDAIAAMQRCRMLVNTSRGGVIDTLAVIEGLKSGRIGALALDVYEEEEDLFFRDLSSTVIRDDIFARLLTFPNVLITGHQGFFTEEALYNIAHTTIGNITAFEEKGAALHPIDRR
- the rpsT gene encoding 30S ribosomal protein S20, translated to MANTTSAKKATRKMARRTAINKSRRSRVRGFVRKVEEALAAGNLDQAKEALKAAEPEIARAASKGVLHRNTASRKVSRLAQRVKTLSA